The Sulfitobacter sp. SK011 genome has a window encoding:
- a CDS encoding complex I NDUFA9 subunit family protein, whose translation MSKLVTIYGGSGFVGRYIVRRMAKAGWRVRVAVRNPNEAMFVRPYGVVGQVEPILCNVRDDASVRAAMQGADAVVNCVGILVENGKNVFDAVQAEAPERIARIAAQSGVSRMVHISAIGADPESDSDYSRSKGEGEAGVLDHMPDAVILRPSIVFGPEDGFFNRFAGMTRMSPILPVAGADTLFQPVYVDDVAKAAEMAVKGAAKGGIYELGGPDVDTFRGLMQRMLDVIHRRRLILNMPNPIARMMAFGFDMLQAVTFGLFTNNMLTRDQLKNLKNDTVVADDAMGFDTLGIDPVSMTSVLPDYLWRFRPSGQFDAIKDSARNLRRS comes from the coding sequence ATGTCAAAGCTGGTAACCATCTATGGCGGGTCGGGGTTTGTCGGGCGATATATTGTGCGGCGTATGGCCAAGGCGGGCTGGCGCGTTCGGGTTGCCGTGCGCAACCCAAATGAGGCGATGTTTGTGCGGCCCTACGGTGTCGTTGGTCAGGTCGAGCCGATCCTGTGCAATGTGCGGGATGATGCGTCTGTGCGTGCTGCGATGCAGGGTGCCGATGCCGTCGTGAACTGCGTTGGTATTCTGGTTGAAAATGGCAAGAATGTCTTTGATGCAGTGCAGGCCGAAGCGCCGGAGCGTATCGCCCGCATTGCTGCGCAAAGCGGTGTTTCGCGGATGGTTCATATCTCAGCGATCGGGGCCGATCCTGAGTCTGACAGCGACTATTCCCGCAGTAAGGGCGAAGGTGAGGCAGGTGTGCTGGACCATATGCCAGATGCCGTAATCCTGCGCCCGTCCATTGTGTTCGGGCCTGAAGACGGGTTTTTCAACCGCTTTGCAGGAATGACCCGAATGAGCCCGATCTTGCCTGTTGCCGGTGCCGATACGCTGTTTCAGCCGGTCTATGTGGATGATGTCGCCAAGGCCGCTGAAATGGCTGTCAAAGGCGCGGCCAAGGGCGGTATTTATGAGCTGGGCGGCCCAGACGTCGACACATTCCGTGGGCTGATGCAGCGGATGTTGGACGTGATCCATCGCCGCCGTCTGATCCTGAATATGCCGAACCCGATTGCGCGGATGATGGCGTTTGGTTTTGACATGCTTCAGGCAGTCACATTTGGATTGTTCACCAATAACATGCTGACCCGTGACCAGCTGAAGAACCTCAAAAACGATACTGTCGTCGCCGATGACGCGATGGGATTTGATACCTTGGGTATCGACCCTGTGTCGATGACATCTGTCTTGCCCGATTACCTTTGGCGGTTCCGCCCCTCTGGGCAATTTGATGCGATCAAAGATTCTGCCCGGAACCTGCGTCGCAGTTGA
- a CDS encoding NAD(P)-dependent oxidoreductase produces the protein MAEQPMLKFTSVERDMPEKRPPNLRRTDFNEIYAEYADTKAKEQSSRCSQCGVPYCQSHCPLHNNIPDWLRLTAEGRLQEAYEISQATNTFPEICGRICPQDRLCEGNCVIEQSGHGTVTIGSVEKYITDTAWEKGWVQAIKPSVERAESVGIIGAGPGGLAAADVLRRQGVQVTIYDRYDRAGGLLTYGIPGFKLEKDIVMRRNDQLAEGGVTFELNCDVGRDISFADLRAKHDAVIIATGVYKTREIRAPGIGGFGVESAIDFLTASNRKSFGDTVEEFESGRLNANGKKVVVIGGGDTAMDCVRTSIRQGAESVKCLYRRDRANMPGSQREVANAEEEGVVFEWLSAPKGFVGDPVKGVMVQKMRLGQPDVSGRQAPEVIEGADYVEDADLVIMALGFEPEDLPTLWNEPDLPTNRWGTIKADYVTGATAIDGVYAVGDIVRGASLVVWAIKDGRDCAEAILKRLDEPAALAAE, from the coding sequence ATGGCTGAGCAGCCGATGCTGAAATTTACGAGCGTTGAGCGGGATATGCCCGAGAAACGTCCGCCGAACCTACGGCGCACAGATTTCAACGAGATTTATGCCGAGTACGCGGATACCAAGGCCAAGGAGCAATCCAGCCGGTGCAGCCAGTGTGGTGTCCCCTATTGTCAGTCGCACTGCCCCTTGCACAACAATATCCCCGATTGGCTGCGACTGACGGCAGAGGGGCGTTTGCAAGAGGCCTATGAGATCAGTCAGGCCACCAACACCTTCCCCGAGATTTGCGGACGCATCTGCCCGCAAGATCGCCTGTGCGAAGGCAATTGCGTGATCGAGCAATCCGGCCACGGCACGGTCACGATCGGGTCAGTTGAAAAATACATCACTGATACGGCGTGGGAAAAAGGTTGGGTGCAGGCCATCAAGCCCAGTGTTGAGCGCGCTGAAAGCGTTGGCATCATTGGTGCGGGACCCGGCGGTCTGGCCGCTGCTGATGTTCTGCGCCGGCAAGGTGTGCAAGTCACGATCTATGACCGCTATGACCGTGCGGGCGGCTTGCTGACCTATGGGATCCCCGGTTTCAAGCTGGAAAAAGACATCGTTATGCGCCGCAATGATCAGCTGGCCGAGGGCGGCGTGACCTTTGAGCTGAACTGTGATGTCGGCCGCGACATTTCATTTGCCGATCTGCGCGCCAAACATGACGCGGTGATCATTGCGACGGGTGTCTATAAAACACGGGAAATTCGTGCGCCGGGCATCGGAGGTTTCGGTGTCGAAAGCGCGATTGATTTTCTGACCGCCAGCAACCGCAAAAGCTTTGGTGATACGGTTGAGGAATTTGAAAGCGGGCGTTTGAACGCAAATGGCAAGAAGGTTGTTGTCATTGGCGGTGGCGATACGGCGATGGATTGTGTGCGCACGTCGATCCGGCAGGGTGCGGAGAGTGTGAAATGTCTCTACCGCCGTGACCGCGCCAATATGCCCGGCAGTCAGCGCGAGGTCGCCAACGCCGAAGAAGAAGGCGTGGTGTTTGAATGGCTGAGCGCGCCCAAAGGATTTGTCGGGGACCCGGTTAAAGGCGTGATGGTGCAAAAGATGCGTCTGGGCCAGCCCGACGTATCAGGCCGTCAAGCGCCCGAAGTGATCGAAGGTGCGGATTATGTGGAAGACGCTGATCTGGTGATTATGGCGCTGGGATTTGAGCCTGAGGATCTGCCAACGCTTTGGAACGAGCCAGACCTGCCGACAAACCGGTGGGGAACGATCAAGGCCGATTATGTGACCGGAGCAACCGCGATAGACGGCGTTTATGCCGTGGGTGATATTGTGCGCGGCGCATCGTTGGTCGTCTGGGCCATCAAGGACGGGCGCGATTGTGCCGAAGCGATCCTGAAACGTTTGGATGAACCTGCGGCACTGGCAGCGGAATGA
- a CDS encoding ATP-binding protein — protein MAGSNSDDFSGLILSFFVISGILALAAILTPVLLVGIPAYVFYRLYKESPRRLERLAREETEILYNHALSGQVRLSDAEIDAALSHHWPPDTPEALKIQLLQIGRALLNDEGLSPEIPPMPALCNTVEGARYRDMLARSGQARSDRVMVLTALDVISDSLGTIAQAVPPIEGDVLVDVTQFVHPLGQAVQNVIAPFFADTDYNHFKRLRDRIDANLSRTNRTQPIFPSDYKGDDVVETYLAGTHLKELFRLRTPFEIPENSRFEHMHIVAGSGHGKTQTLQYFLANDLEDVVRGDKSVVVIDSQGDLINTILKAKTLPPERIVLIDPEDIAFPVSLNLFSVGQGRLENYNALERERLTNSIIELYDFVLGSLLSAGMTAKQSVVFRYVTRLMFHIPDATIHTLRELMEPGGTEKYRDHIAKLEGTPRRFFETEFDSKEFTNTKTQVLRRLYGVLENQTFERMFTNPQSKFDMFTELNAGKLILINTSKSLLKEQGTEIFGRFFIALITQAAQERATLPARDRLPAMIYIDEAHDYFDQNIGIILSQARKYRVGMIMAHQFLGQLSNGLQEAFEANTSIKLAGGVSARDARALAGQMSCDADLIQRQPKGTFATFVRGLTDRAVPISVPFFVMENRERATKAEIDAIREHSRNAYAEPWQSKAEDSGTSDETRPNPPEENEPDDPANPSPEL, from the coding sequence ATGGCAGGCTCAAACTCGGATGACTTCAGTGGGTTAATCCTGTCCTTCTTTGTTATCTCCGGCATTCTTGCCCTAGCGGCTATCCTTACGCCGGTTCTGCTGGTCGGCATTCCGGCCTATGTTTTCTATCGGCTCTACAAAGAAAGCCCACGACGGCTGGAACGTCTGGCCCGCGAGGAAACGGAAATTCTCTACAACCACGCGCTGAGCGGACAGGTGCGCCTGAGCGACGCTGAGATCGATGCAGCCCTGTCGCATCACTGGCCGCCAGACACGCCAGAGGCTCTCAAAATCCAATTGTTGCAGATCGGTCGCGCCTTGCTCAATGACGAAGGTTTGAGTCCAGAAATCCCACCAATGCCTGCACTCTGCAACACCGTTGAGGGCGCGCGGTATCGCGACATGCTGGCGCGATCCGGGCAGGCCCGCAGCGACCGGGTCATGGTTTTGACTGCACTAGATGTCATCTCGGACAGCCTGGGCACCATTGCACAGGCCGTGCCGCCGATTGAGGGCGACGTGCTGGTCGATGTGACCCAGTTTGTGCACCCACTGGGGCAGGCGGTACAGAATGTCATCGCACCGTTTTTTGCTGACACTGACTACAACCACTTCAAGCGCTTACGGGACCGGATTGACGCTAATCTCAGTCGGACCAATCGCACCCAGCCGATCTTCCCGAGCGACTATAAGGGCGATGATGTTGTGGAGACCTATCTGGCAGGCACTCATTTGAAAGAATTGTTCCGACTCAGAACCCCATTTGAGATCCCGGAAAACAGCCGGTTTGAACACATGCACATTGTGGCTGGATCGGGTCACGGCAAAACCCAGACCCTGCAATACTTCCTGGCGAACGATCTGGAAGATGTGGTGCGGGGTGACAAATCGGTCGTGGTGATCGACAGCCAGGGCGATCTGATCAATACAATCCTGAAGGCGAAAACCCTGCCACCCGAACGGATTGTTCTGATTGATCCAGAAGACATCGCCTTTCCGGTCAGCCTCAACCTGTTCTCCGTTGGCCAGGGTCGCCTTGAAAACTACAACGCCCTCGAACGTGAGCGGCTGACCAATTCCATCATTGAGCTTTATGACTTTGTTCTGGGATCGCTGCTGTCAGCGGGCATGACCGCCAAGCAATCCGTGGTCTTTCGCTATGTTACGCGCCTGATGTTTCATATTCCTGACGCGACGATCCACACCTTACGCGAGCTGATGGAACCCGGCGGCACGGAAAAGTACCGCGATCACATTGCCAAGCTGGAAGGCACGCCGCGCCGATTCTTTGAAACCGAGTTCGACAGCAAGGAATTCACCAACACCAAAACGCAAGTGCTGCGCCGTCTCTATGGCGTGCTGGAAAATCAGACCTTCGAGCGGATGTTTACCAACCCGCAGTCGAAGTTCGACATGTTCACTGAATTGAACGCAGGCAAGCTGATCCTGATCAACACCTCAAAATCACTACTGAAAGAACAGGGCACCGAGATCTTCGGCCGCTTCTTCATTGCTCTGATCACTCAGGCCGCCCAAGAGCGTGCCACGCTGCCCGCGCGCGATCGCCTGCCTGCCATGATCTACATCGATGAGGCGCATGATTACTTCGACCAGAACATTGGCATCATCCTCAGTCAGGCGCGCAAATACCGCGTCGGGATGATCATGGCGCACCAGTTCCTGGGCCAGCTCAGCAACGGGCTGCAAGAAGCATTTGAAGCCAACACGTCAATCAAACTCGCCGGAGGTGTCTCAGCCCGTGATGCGCGCGCCTTGGCGGGGCAAATGTCGTGTGATGCCGATCTGATCCAGCGCCAGCCCAAGGGCACTTTTGCCACCTTTGTGCGGGGATTAACCGACCGCGCCGTGCCCATCAGCGTTCCATTCTTTGTTATGGAAAATCGGGAACGCGCCACAAAAGCTGAGATTGATGCAATCCGGGAACACAGCCGCAACGCCTATGCGGAACCATGGCAGAGCAAGGCTGAAGACAGCGGAACATCGGATGAGACGCGGCCGAATCCACCAGAAGAAAACGAACCCGACGATCCCGCGAACCCTTCGCCAGAGCTTTGA
- a CDS encoding integrase arm-type DNA-binding domain-containing protein produces MPLSDLQIRKAKQQDKVYRLSDGWGLHLAVKPSGSKLWQLRYRYLGKEKTFSIGQYPVISLADARKKRDEAKLLIAEGKDPSVEKQLTQIDAETRARMTFKEVADEYYENLVDRGLAVATLRKKRWHIEDLARPLHTRPIDQVTAAELLHLLKPIERSGRRETAKKLRSTISAIFRLAMVTMRAPADPSAALKDALLPPKVRGRAAITDEKEFGQLLRRLDEYTGWPVIPAAMKFQILTCTRPGEARGARLHEFDLENRTWTIPPERMKMRREHKIPLSSQAFNIVRENWSEIKGMELLFPSLISNRKLLSENAFNTVLRRLGYSGDEVTAHGFRVTASTILNSREFNPDVIEAVLAHQDTNAIRRTYNRTTYWDQRVELMQIWADLCDEFKA; encoded by the coding sequence ATGCCACTATCTGACTTACAAATACGCAAAGCAAAACAACAAGATAAGGTGTATCGCCTTAGCGACGGTTGGGGCCTGCATTTGGCAGTGAAGCCCTCTGGCTCAAAACTGTGGCAGTTGCGATACCGTTACCTCGGAAAAGAGAAAACATTCAGCATCGGCCAGTATCCCGTGATCTCGCTGGCTGACGCACGAAAGAAGCGTGATGAAGCCAAGCTGCTCATCGCAGAGGGCAAAGACCCCTCAGTTGAAAAGCAGCTCACTCAAATCGACGCCGAGACAAGAGCCCGCATGACCTTCAAAGAAGTCGCCGACGAATACTATGAGAATCTTGTAGACCGTGGCCTGGCCGTTGCTACCCTGCGCAAGAAGCGCTGGCATATCGAAGACCTTGCCAGGCCGCTGCATACGCGCCCGATAGACCAGGTCACAGCGGCAGAGCTGTTGCATCTCTTGAAACCCATTGAACGAAGTGGTCGGCGAGAAACAGCAAAGAAGTTGCGCTCAACTATCTCAGCGATTTTTCGGCTCGCCATGGTGACCATGCGAGCCCCGGCTGACCCGTCAGCGGCGCTCAAGGACGCCCTACTGCCCCCTAAAGTGAGAGGACGAGCCGCCATCACAGATGAAAAGGAATTTGGCCAACTACTTCGTCGGTTGGATGAATACACTGGTTGGCCAGTGATACCAGCAGCAATGAAGTTCCAAATTTTGACGTGTACTCGCCCTGGTGAAGCCAGAGGCGCACGTTTGCATGAGTTTGATCTTGAAAACCGTACTTGGACCATACCGCCAGAACGAATGAAAATGCGCCGGGAGCACAAGATACCGTTGTCTAGCCAAGCTTTCAATATTGTGAGGGAGAATTGGTCTGAGATTAAGGGCATGGAACTGCTATTTCCCTCACTAATTTCCAACCGCAAGCTGTTGTCTGAGAACGCCTTCAACACGGTGCTGAGGCGGCTGGGATATTCAGGTGATGAGGTGACGGCCCATGGTTTCAGGGTGACGGCCAGCACCATCTTGAACTCGCGAGAGTTCAACCCAGACGTGATCGAAGCGGTGCTTGCACACCAAGACACTAATGCGATCAGGCGGACATACAATCGAACAACTTACTGGGATCAACGGGTGGAGCTGATGCAGATTTGGGCCGATCTTTGTGATGAATTCAAGGCCTAA
- a CDS encoding GFA family protein yields MSGSKTGGCLCGATRFELAEAPTEYGACHCGMCRKISGGIEMGIYVPPGGITWTQADTLRAYQSSEWAERGFCGTCGSNMFWRLTASGPMHGLLSLSVGALDSMETMKFATEVYVDHKPKSHSFAGRRKKMTEAEVLESVGISDG; encoded by the coding sequence ATGAGCGGATCAAAAACAGGTGGATGTTTATGCGGTGCCACGCGATTTGAGCTTGCTGAGGCACCAACCGAATACGGCGCATGCCATTGCGGCATGTGTCGCAAAATCTCCGGTGGGATTGAGATGGGAATCTATGTACCGCCCGGCGGCATCACATGGACCCAGGCCGACACCCTGCGCGCCTATCAATCCTCTGAATGGGCCGAGCGGGGCTTTTGCGGCACCTGCGGGTCAAATATGTTCTGGCGTTTGACAGCGTCAGGCCCGATGCATGGCTTGTTAAGCCTGTCGGTCGGCGCGCTGGACAGCATGGAAACCATGAAATTCGCCACCGAAGTCTATGTGGATCACAAACCCAAGAGCCATTCCTTTGCCGGACGTCGCAAGAAGATGACCGAAGCTGAGGTTCTGGAAAGTGTTGGCATTTCCGATGGCTGA
- a CDS encoding GFA family protein has product MSEKINGQCLCGAVKVTATTTNSIVRACHCDMCRQHTSSMFMSLATDPGSETIEGPAKSFQSSDWAERGFCEVCGSTLWYGTLHDGAKHLAAGLFENAADAPLKLEFFVDKCPQGYALAGDHKRLTTDETIALFAPV; this is encoded by the coding sequence ATGAGTGAAAAGATCAATGGTCAATGTTTGTGCGGCGCTGTCAAAGTTACGGCAACCACAACAAACTCCATTGTCAGAGCCTGTCATTGCGACATGTGCCGCCAGCATACGTCGTCGATGTTCATGTCGTTGGCAACGGACCCCGGCAGCGAGACCATCGAAGGCCCGGCAAAGTCGTTCCAGTCTTCTGATTGGGCAGAGCGCGGGTTTTGCGAGGTCTGCGGATCGACGCTTTGGTACGGCACGTTGCATGATGGCGCAAAACACCTCGCGGCGGGCCTGTTTGAGAACGCTGCGGACGCGCCGCTCAAGTTGGAATTTTTCGTGGATAAATGTCCGCAGGGGTATGCGTTGGCAGGCGATCACAAGCGCCTGACTACTGATGAGACAATCGCGCTTTTTGCGCCCGTATAA
- a CDS encoding undecaprenyl-diphosphate phosphatase: MDQSTTLVAAFLGLLEGLTEFIPVSSTGHILLAGHFLGFDSAGKTFEVVIQLGAVLAILTIYAARLWAVFSSAPHDPQSRRFILSVLIAFLPAVFIGVLAHDFIKTVLFETPVLIAVMLILGGIVLIFVDRVAPEPSHHEAMEFPLPMAIKIGFIQCLAMIPGVSRSGATIVGALMLGASKRAAAEFSFFLSMPTMAGAFAYDFYKNRDVLDASALGEIAVGFVMAFITAVLVVKWLLGYVSKHGYALFGWWRIVVGLLALAALIAGY, translated from the coding sequence ATGGATCAGTCGACCACGCTTGTTGCTGCATTTCTGGGTTTGCTGGAAGGGCTGACGGAGTTCATTCCCGTCTCTTCGACCGGTCACATCCTGTTGGCGGGCCACTTTCTTGGCTTTGACAGCGCGGGCAAGACCTTTGAGGTGGTAATTCAACTGGGTGCGGTCCTTGCTATCCTAACGATCTATGCTGCGCGTCTTTGGGCTGTGTTCAGTTCTGCGCCGCATGATCCGCAGTCGCGGCGGTTCATTCTGTCGGTGCTGATCGCGTTTCTACCTGCGGTTTTCATTGGCGTTCTGGCGCATGATTTCATCAAGACAGTGCTGTTTGAAACACCGGTTCTGATCGCGGTGATGCTGATCCTTGGTGGGATTGTTCTGATCTTTGTGGACCGTGTCGCGCCTGAGCCTTCACACCATGAGGCGATGGAGTTTCCCTTGCCGATGGCGATTAAAATCGGGTTTATTCAATGCCTTGCCATGATCCCCGGCGTGTCGCGATCGGGTGCTACGATTGTAGGCGCATTAATGTTGGGGGCGAGCAAACGCGCAGCGGCGGAGTTTTCGTTTTTCCTGTCGATGCCGACGATGGCAGGGGCGTTTGCCTATGACTTTTATAAGAACCGCGATGTCCTGGATGCCTCGGCACTGGGTGAGATTGCAGTTGGGTTTGTCATGGCGTTCATTACCGCGGTTTTGGTGGTGAAATGGCTGCTGGGCTATGTCAGCAAGCACGGATACGCTCTTTTTGGGTGGTGGCGAATCGTTGTGGGCCTGTTGGCGCTGGCGGCTTTGATCGCTGGATATTAG
- a CDS encoding replication-relaxation family protein, with protein sequence MSHTDSLQHKKKTDSLGRATFHHIVPLADVRPTPREIRWFKHIERHGPLNSAHLHALTKDTHRCRDTSLRQLQKLRAGGFLMLPRQQRFTEHADFNPYIYDLTKQARAHLIDLGLAEPAVRPTGHWGHGAAVSSVTSAIEIAAAQDDVRYIPAHEILAIKQAFLTIPIGRRKLIPDQLFALDYGGRYRAFMLEVDRGTEPKTSSAARKSYASSIEMYRQMIEQNIHRANYGLKATVLILWVFSRRSNEQRFLDLVGQFGGPAKNLFCAQVMPNDRAAQTTIGSHYENNWARCQSAPVLLSRSGLKTG encoded by the coding sequence ATGAGCCACACAGATTCACTGCAGCACAAGAAAAAAACCGACAGCCTGGGGCGCGCAACATTCCATCACATCGTTCCATTGGCCGATGTGCGCCCCACGCCTCGTGAAATCCGCTGGTTCAAGCATATTGAGCGTCACGGGCCACTAAACTCTGCGCATCTACATGCACTCACCAAAGACACGCACCGCTGCAGGGATACAAGCCTGCGGCAATTGCAGAAATTGCGGGCCGGTGGATTTTTGATGCTACCGCGTCAACAGCGATTCACCGAGCACGCCGACTTCAACCCCTACATCTATGACCTGACCAAACAGGCGCGCGCTCATCTCATTGATCTCGGCCTGGCCGAACCCGCCGTGCGGCCAACAGGGCATTGGGGCCATGGAGCTGCCGTCTCCAGCGTGACCAGCGCGATTGAGATCGCGGCAGCGCAGGATGACGTGCGGTATATCCCAGCCCATGAAATCCTCGCCATCAAGCAAGCTTTCCTCACTATTCCGATTGGCCGTCGCAAACTGATCCCGGATCAGCTTTTTGCCTTGGATTACGGTGGTAGATATCGCGCCTTCATGTTGGAAGTAGATCGCGGAACCGAACCCAAGACATCAAGTGCGGCCCGCAAGAGTTATGCCTCATCGATTGAGATGTACCGACAGATGATTGAACAGAACATTCACCGCGCCAACTATGGCCTCAAGGCGACGGTGTTAATTCTATGGGTGTTCTCGCGACGCAGCAATGAACAGCGGTTTCTGGACTTGGTTGGCCAGTTTGGTGGCCCGGCAAAAAACCTTTTCTGCGCGCAAGTGATGCCGAATGACAGGGCCGCTCAAACCACCATCGGTTCCCATTATGAGAACAATTGGGCCAGATGCCAAAGCGCGCCAGTGCTGTTGTCCCGATCTGGTCTGAAGACCGGCTGA
- a CDS encoding AlpA family transcriptional regulator: MRILSKPQLKELVLYSPQHVARLEKAGLFPKRVQLGPNRVGWVEDEVLDWLQTRMEGREEA, encoded by the coding sequence ATGAGGATACTTTCAAAACCCCAACTGAAGGAGTTGGTTCTGTATTCACCGCAACATGTCGCACGTCTGGAAAAGGCAGGCCTATTCCCCAAGCGGGTACAGCTGGGCCCGAACAGAGTGGGATGGGTCGAGGATGAAGTGCTGGACTGGCTTCAAACACGGATGGAGGGTCGCGAGGAGGCCTGA
- a CDS encoding GFA family protein, whose protein sequence is MADQIEGRCLCGAVKIQLEAPAGWVGVCHCRMCQRWSGSLWAGFPADHETITVTGPVRRYRSSQLAERAFCETCGSHLWMRDHKEGAPYDLMPGLFDESRTWPLQGEIYVDEAMASMAMAGQHRRATAAEYRAKNPETEGVSDE, encoded by the coding sequence ATGGCTGACCAAATTGAGGGCCGCTGTCTTTGTGGTGCAGTGAAAATTCAGCTTGAGGCCCCCGCAGGTTGGGTCGGGGTCTGCCATTGCCGAATGTGCCAACGCTGGTCCGGGTCACTTTGGGCCGGTTTCCCGGCCGATCACGAGACGATCACCGTTACGGGCCCGGTGCGGCGCTACAGATCCTCACAGCTGGCGGAAAGAGCGTTTTGCGAAACATGTGGCAGCCATCTTTGGATGCGGGACCACAAAGAAGGCGCGCCCTATGATTTGATGCCCGGATTGTTTGATGAAAGTCGGACCTGGCCATTGCAAGGCGAGATTTATGTGGATGAAGCGATGGCATCGATGGCGATGGCCGGACAACATCGCCGCGCGACCGCCGCAGAGTATCGGGCGAAAAACCCCGAGACAGAGGGGGTATCCGATGAGTGA